The following proteins come from a genomic window of Coregonus clupeaformis isolate EN_2021a chromosome 2, ASM2061545v1, whole genome shotgun sequence:
- the LOC121533883 gene encoding zinc finger protein with KRAB and SCAN domains 1 isoform X2, whose amino-acid sequence MSSSVLNGAWKGGYKVGSIFPLSYCRLVYLQCSYVSVVVYNKQCFVIEEFNILISATAREPMADSVETFQTHLTSVMDSLIRASVCEITKLFQDTVNDYLVEISLNRKEMDALKLRLRLTENKLRNERKYGMGWAENRRNAGLIVSEDGGRKKRKIEVPRGKQTLAPALGVAWEEGGGGAAARVVTGGGWKEARELYLIQFPGEEEGELEEEGGCVSGEGEETDNIKEESGDMVEGGYQPASLRLIKEALKMDPPNQNRHAGSRTHSEGDMEFSPMAQEAPKRPPAGRPEEEDEEWDVGSPPTEVSEGGLSVEDLSGLETALRAERGREQAALRIPPTAGSMTPDPEVMAGSEFSLGQKYIGLDGLEQEGQLGSPTPSERDSSDALQGPGAHLKEGQRALPGGAGGELQPRWPKRLRDGEGMGEQGGSDEGLHHPSAPGSVDDSGEEETGDLMHFCMQCGGGFANEAALEEHPCPLGDAHLQGGGTEDTLFPCASCGHAFSHDWALKNHECVCAAERPHRCELCGKGFTHSRSLERHQVVHTGERPHRCQQCGRSFSRLSNLERHQRIHTGERPYGCEVCGRRFSRVEYLKRHQLIHSGDRDKAGSAHQCSQCGKSFSEPEQLKNHECFL is encoded by the exons GCACG CGAACCCATGGCTGACTCGGTGGAGACGTTCCAGACCCATCTAACCTCTGTCATGGACAGTTTGATCCGCGCATCGGTGTGCGAGATCACCAAACTGTTCCAGGACACGGTGAATGACTACCTGGTGGAAATATCGCTGAACAGGAAGGAAATGGACGCTCTAAAACTCCGACTCCGATTGACCGAGAACAAACTGAGAAATGAACGCAAGTACGGGATGGGGTGGGCAGAGAATCGCCGCAATGCTGGTTTGATAGTGTCGGAGGACGGTGGGCGGAAAAAGCGGAAAATTGAAGTGCCTC GAGGAAAGCAGACGCTGGCCCCTGCCTTAGGAGTCGCGTGGGAGGAAGGAGGCGGAGGAGCAGCAGCAAGGGTAGTAACGGGGGGAGGGTGGAAGGAGGCACGCGAGCTCTACCTTATCCAGTTCCctggggaggaggaaggagaactagaggaggaggggggctgtgtttcgggagagggggaggagactgACAACATCaaagaggag TCCGGTGACATGGTGGAGGGGGGCTACCAGCCTGCGTCTCTGCGGCTGATCAAGGAAGCCCTGAAGATGGACCCGCCCAACCAGAACCGCCATGCTGGATCCAGAACCCACAGCGAAG GAGACATGGAGTTCAGCCCTATGGCCCAGGAGGCCCCGAAGCGTCCCCCAGCCGGGAGGcctgaagaggaggatgaggagtggGACGTGGGGTCCCCTCCAACAGAGGTGTCGGAGGGGGGGCTGAGCGTGGAGGACCTGAGTGGGCTGGAGACGGCCCTGAGGGCAGAGAGGGGGCGCGAGCAGGCAGCCCTGAGGATCCCCCCCACAGCAGGCTCCATGACCCCTGACCCGGAAGTAATGGCAGGCAGCGAGTTCAGCCTGGGCCAGAAGTACATTGGTCTGGATGGTTTGGAACAGGAGGGGCAGCTGGGGAGTCCCACACCCTCAGAGAGGGACTCTAGTGATGCCCTGCAGGGTCCTGGTGCCCATCTGAAGGAAGGTCAGAGGGCACTGCCAGGGGGGGCTGGAGGAGAGCTGCAGCCACGCTGGCCCAAGAGGCTGAGGGACGGTGAGGGGATGGGGGAGCAGGGCGGCTCAGACGAGGGCCTACATCACCCGTCTGCTCCGGGTAGCGTGGATGACAGTGgtgaggaggagacaggggaccTGATGCATTTCTGCATGCAGTGCGGGGGGGGCTTTGCCAACGAGGCTGCGCTGGAGGAGCACCCCTGCCCCCTGGGGGACgcccacctacagggaggagggacGGAGGACACCCTGTTCCCCTGCGCCTCGTGCGGCCACGCCTTCAGCCATGACTGGGCCCTGAAGAaccatgagtgtgtgtgcgcagCCGAGCGGCCCCACCGCTGCGAGCTCTGTGGGAAGGGCTTCACACACTCACGCTCGCTCGAGAGGCACCAGGTGGTTCACACTGGAGAGAGGCCACACCGCTGCCAGCAGTGCGGGCGGAGCTTCAGTCGCCTAAGCAACCTGGAGAGGCACCAGCGGATCCACACAGGCGAGCGTCCGTACGGGTGCGAGGTGTGCGGCAGGCGCTTCAGCAGGGTAGAGTACCTGAAAAGACACCAGCTGATCCACAGTGGAGACAGAGACAAGGCCGGCAGCGCTCACcagtgctcccagtgtggaaagagcttcAGCGAACCCGAGCAGCTCAAAAACCATGAGTGCTTTTTATAA
- the LOC121533883 gene encoding zinc finger protein 263 isoform X1: MSSSVLNGAWKGGYKVGSIFPLSYCRLVYLQCSYVSVVVYNKQCFVIEEFNILISATAREPMADSVETFQTHLTSVMDSLIRASVCEITKLFQDTVNDYLVEISLNRKEMDALKLRLRLTENKLRNERKYGMGWAENRRNAGLIVSEDGGRKKRKIEVPRGKQTLAPALGVAWEEGGGGAAARVVTGGGWKEARELYLIQFPGEEEGELEEEGGCVSGEGEETDNIKEESGDMVEGGYQPASLRLIKEALKMDPPNQNRHAGSRTHSEVGDMEFSPMAQEAPKRPPAGRPEEEDEEWDVGSPPTEVSEGGLSVEDLSGLETALRAERGREQAALRIPPTAGSMTPDPEVMAGSEFSLGQKYIGLDGLEQEGQLGSPTPSERDSSDALQGPGAHLKEGQRALPGGAGGELQPRWPKRLRDGEGMGEQGGSDEGLHHPSAPGSVDDSGEEETGDLMHFCMQCGGGFANEAALEEHPCPLGDAHLQGGGTEDTLFPCASCGHAFSHDWALKNHECVCAAERPHRCELCGKGFTHSRSLERHQVVHTGERPHRCQQCGRSFSRLSNLERHQRIHTGERPYGCEVCGRRFSRVEYLKRHQLIHSGDRDKAGSAHQCSQCGKSFSEPEQLKNHECFL, from the exons GCACG CGAACCCATGGCTGACTCGGTGGAGACGTTCCAGACCCATCTAACCTCTGTCATGGACAGTTTGATCCGCGCATCGGTGTGCGAGATCACCAAACTGTTCCAGGACACGGTGAATGACTACCTGGTGGAAATATCGCTGAACAGGAAGGAAATGGACGCTCTAAAACTCCGACTCCGATTGACCGAGAACAAACTGAGAAATGAACGCAAGTACGGGATGGGGTGGGCAGAGAATCGCCGCAATGCTGGTTTGATAGTGTCGGAGGACGGTGGGCGGAAAAAGCGGAAAATTGAAGTGCCTC GAGGAAAGCAGACGCTGGCCCCTGCCTTAGGAGTCGCGTGGGAGGAAGGAGGCGGAGGAGCAGCAGCAAGGGTAGTAACGGGGGGAGGGTGGAAGGAGGCACGCGAGCTCTACCTTATCCAGTTCCctggggaggaggaaggagaactagaggaggaggggggctgtgtttcgggagagggggaggagactgACAACATCaaagaggag TCCGGTGACATGGTGGAGGGGGGCTACCAGCCTGCGTCTCTGCGGCTGATCAAGGAAGCCCTGAAGATGGACCCGCCCAACCAGAACCGCCATGCTGGATCCAGAACCCACAGCGAAG TAGGAGACATGGAGTTCAGCCCTATGGCCCAGGAGGCCCCGAAGCGTCCCCCAGCCGGGAGGcctgaagaggaggatgaggagtggGACGTGGGGTCCCCTCCAACAGAGGTGTCGGAGGGGGGGCTGAGCGTGGAGGACCTGAGTGGGCTGGAGACGGCCCTGAGGGCAGAGAGGGGGCGCGAGCAGGCAGCCCTGAGGATCCCCCCCACAGCAGGCTCCATGACCCCTGACCCGGAAGTAATGGCAGGCAGCGAGTTCAGCCTGGGCCAGAAGTACATTGGTCTGGATGGTTTGGAACAGGAGGGGCAGCTGGGGAGTCCCACACCCTCAGAGAGGGACTCTAGTGATGCCCTGCAGGGTCCTGGTGCCCATCTGAAGGAAGGTCAGAGGGCACTGCCAGGGGGGGCTGGAGGAGAGCTGCAGCCACGCTGGCCCAAGAGGCTGAGGGACGGTGAGGGGATGGGGGAGCAGGGCGGCTCAGACGAGGGCCTACATCACCCGTCTGCTCCGGGTAGCGTGGATGACAGTGgtgaggaggagacaggggaccTGATGCATTTCTGCATGCAGTGCGGGGGGGGCTTTGCCAACGAGGCTGCGCTGGAGGAGCACCCCTGCCCCCTGGGGGACgcccacctacagggaggagggacGGAGGACACCCTGTTCCCCTGCGCCTCGTGCGGCCACGCCTTCAGCCATGACTGGGCCCTGAAGAaccatgagtgtgtgtgcgcagCCGAGCGGCCCCACCGCTGCGAGCTCTGTGGGAAGGGCTTCACACACTCACGCTCGCTCGAGAGGCACCAGGTGGTTCACACTGGAGAGAGGCCACACCGCTGCCAGCAGTGCGGGCGGAGCTTCAGTCGCCTAAGCAACCTGGAGAGGCACCAGCGGATCCACACAGGCGAGCGTCCGTACGGGTGCGAGGTGTGCGGCAGGCGCTTCAGCAGGGTAGAGTACCTGAAAAGACACCAGCTGATCCACAGTGGAGACAGAGACAAGGCCGGCAGCGCTCACcagtgctcccagtgtggaaagagcttcAGCGAACCCGAGCAGCTCAAAAACCATGAGTGCTTTTTATAA
- the LOC121533883 gene encoding zinc finger protein 696 isoform X3, whose translation MADSVETFQTHLTSVMDSLIRASVCEITKLFQDTVNDYLVEISLNRKEMDALKLRLRLTENKLRNERKYGMGWAENRRNAGLIVSEDGGRKKRKIEVPRGKQTLAPALGVAWEEGGGGAAARVVTGGGWKEARELYLIQFPGEEEGELEEEGGCVSGEGEETDNIKEESGDMVEGGYQPASLRLIKEALKMDPPNQNRHAGSRTHSEVGDMEFSPMAQEAPKRPPAGRPEEEDEEWDVGSPPTEVSEGGLSVEDLSGLETALRAERGREQAALRIPPTAGSMTPDPEVMAGSEFSLGQKYIGLDGLEQEGQLGSPTPSERDSSDALQGPGAHLKEGQRALPGGAGGELQPRWPKRLRDGEGMGEQGGSDEGLHHPSAPGSVDDSGEEETGDLMHFCMQCGGGFANEAALEEHPCPLGDAHLQGGGTEDTLFPCASCGHAFSHDWALKNHECVCAAERPHRCELCGKGFTHSRSLERHQVVHTGERPHRCQQCGRSFSRLSNLERHQRIHTGERPYGCEVCGRRFSRVEYLKRHQLIHSGDRDKAGSAHQCSQCGKSFSEPEQLKNHECFL comes from the exons ATGGCTGACTCGGTGGAGACGTTCCAGACCCATCTAACCTCTGTCATGGACAGTTTGATCCGCGCATCGGTGTGCGAGATCACCAAACTGTTCCAGGACACGGTGAATGACTACCTGGTGGAAATATCGCTGAACAGGAAGGAAATGGACGCTCTAAAACTCCGACTCCGATTGACCGAGAACAAACTGAGAAATGAACGCAAGTACGGGATGGGGTGGGCAGAGAATCGCCGCAATGCTGGTTTGATAGTGTCGGAGGACGGTGGGCGGAAAAAGCGGAAAATTGAAGTGCCTC GAGGAAAGCAGACGCTGGCCCCTGCCTTAGGAGTCGCGTGGGAGGAAGGAGGCGGAGGAGCAGCAGCAAGGGTAGTAACGGGGGGAGGGTGGAAGGAGGCACGCGAGCTCTACCTTATCCAGTTCCctggggaggaggaaggagaactagaggaggaggggggctgtgtttcgggagagggggaggagactgACAACATCaaagaggag TCCGGTGACATGGTGGAGGGGGGCTACCAGCCTGCGTCTCTGCGGCTGATCAAGGAAGCCCTGAAGATGGACCCGCCCAACCAGAACCGCCATGCTGGATCCAGAACCCACAGCGAAG TAGGAGACATGGAGTTCAGCCCTATGGCCCAGGAGGCCCCGAAGCGTCCCCCAGCCGGGAGGcctgaagaggaggatgaggagtggGACGTGGGGTCCCCTCCAACAGAGGTGTCGGAGGGGGGGCTGAGCGTGGAGGACCTGAGTGGGCTGGAGACGGCCCTGAGGGCAGAGAGGGGGCGCGAGCAGGCAGCCCTGAGGATCCCCCCCACAGCAGGCTCCATGACCCCTGACCCGGAAGTAATGGCAGGCAGCGAGTTCAGCCTGGGCCAGAAGTACATTGGTCTGGATGGTTTGGAACAGGAGGGGCAGCTGGGGAGTCCCACACCCTCAGAGAGGGACTCTAGTGATGCCCTGCAGGGTCCTGGTGCCCATCTGAAGGAAGGTCAGAGGGCACTGCCAGGGGGGGCTGGAGGAGAGCTGCAGCCACGCTGGCCCAAGAGGCTGAGGGACGGTGAGGGGATGGGGGAGCAGGGCGGCTCAGACGAGGGCCTACATCACCCGTCTGCTCCGGGTAGCGTGGATGACAGTGgtgaggaggagacaggggaccTGATGCATTTCTGCATGCAGTGCGGGGGGGGCTTTGCCAACGAGGCTGCGCTGGAGGAGCACCCCTGCCCCCTGGGGGACgcccacctacagggaggagggacGGAGGACACCCTGTTCCCCTGCGCCTCGTGCGGCCACGCCTTCAGCCATGACTGGGCCCTGAAGAaccatgagtgtgtgtgcgcagCCGAGCGGCCCCACCGCTGCGAGCTCTGTGGGAAGGGCTTCACACACTCACGCTCGCTCGAGAGGCACCAGGTGGTTCACACTGGAGAGAGGCCACACCGCTGCCAGCAGTGCGGGCGGAGCTTCAGTCGCCTAAGCAACCTGGAGAGGCACCAGCGGATCCACACAGGCGAGCGTCCGTACGGGTGCGAGGTGTGCGGCAGGCGCTTCAGCAGGGTAGAGTACCTGAAAAGACACCAGCTGATCCACAGTGGAGACAGAGACAAGGCCGGCAGCGCTCACcagtgctcccagtgtggaaagagcttcAGCGAACCCGAGCAGCTCAAAAACCATGAGTGCTTTTTATAA